The genome window ACGCGCTCTGGCACGCGTCGCCGCCCTCCACCCTCAGCTCCGACGGGCACCGCCGGTTGAGATCCTCACCGCACCCGGTGGCGCCGCAGGACCCCGAGCCGCCTCTGGCCACCACCATCATGGGCAGATTGTAGCCGTCGACGAGGCTGACGTCGTAGTAGTCCATGGAGCCGGTGCCGAGTGTAAACTCGGCTAGCGTGGCCGGCGGGGAGGCTCCGGCGCCGTTGCAGTTGACCTCGCCGGAGCCGCAGTCCGCGGTGGCGCACGTTCCTTTCCCCAAACCGTCGAATTGGCAACCGGTTCTGCCCCAGAATCTACCGGACCAGCCGGTCGGAGCCTGGAAGCTTCTTGAACCTTCCTTCGCAAGTTCAAAGCCTGTGCTTCCGAGTTCCGGCGTACCTAAAATCCCTGGCCATACTGTGTAATCGCACTTGTTCACGAAGGTAAATGTTGCCCCTGAAACTGAAACCCCTGCATTTGAAAATATGAATCGAGTTAGTTTAGTTTGGTTATTCCTATGTATGGATTCTCGAACACAGCGACACCCATTTCcttaatttcaaaaaagaatCCAAATTTACCTCTGAATACGAGGAAGAGTAGAAAGCCCAAGAGCGCTTCGGAAGAGTGTCGGTGATTTGAAAACAGAGCCATTAGTTTTAGTTTGTGGGTTATTGAATTTTGAATAGAGATTGGCAGTGTAATGTGTGGATGATAACAAGTGGTAAAAGGATGGGGATTGACACTTGAAGCAGAATCTCTGCTTTATCAAGTGCTACTAGTACTATATAATTACAATTCTAACACTCTCTttctaagaagaaaaagagccAAGAGTTGGGGGGAATCTGAATGCTAAGCTCTGCATCGCTATTTATAAAGAAGGTCTACTGTGGCTGAGTAACAGAGTGGGGGAGAAGAGGGTGAACCGAAGTTTCCACCCttcaatgtttttcttttcttcatttttgttattcagtgaaaagaaaagaaaagaaaagaaagaaaaaagagggggaaaataaaaatatttggatTGTCGGTCAAAAAATCTGGTGCAGCGGAATGATTTTGTCGTGTTGCAACTGGGTGATGTATCGTAAATTCGTAACACTGATTGTCATGAGTCCAACATAAACCCACCCATACACTATtgcatacaattttttaaaccaaaacCCCCTTTTGAGAGAAACCAAAACcccttataaaaataaattaatgtagcTTTTATTTTAGTCTCCATTTTTATGATTGCCAATTTAAATTCCCTGTGTCTGGGTGTTAATTGGATTTCTcacaattttttctatttatatatttaacaagATTAATTAATGGGTCAAATTGGGCATGTTATAAAAAtgagtatatataatatattagctaaaaaacactaaatatttaaattacaatgTTCTAAAAAAGTACTCTAACTGTATTGACTCAATTGTTGTgaatacattattaattttatgacaGGAGTTCTACTCAAATGTGAAGGGTTAGAAAAACTTGCTTGCTTCGATCGAAAATATGCTTCACAGCTTAAGGAGGGATGAGTTTCATGGTTTTTCAGTCGGTAGTAGCCTAGTTACTTGCAAATGGGAAAGTGTAAAAACTCATAGGAGAGAGCATATCTTGAGGGAGAAGTTCATTGGTATTAAATAGAGATTAGGAGGTAGAGTACGTGAGTAATTTTTCTCTAGAGAAATGTGTCTTTTTACACCACTCAGATGATAATTACATGTTTATGGTGTATTttgcattaaaaataaatactcaAACTTTATCATTTTCAAACTAACGAAAACTTGAAATAGActacaaagttttttttaggAGTAACTACAAAGTTATATGAATGTAACAGCAGCAAGGAAGATGTTCCACGTGTGTACCAAAACTTTATATCCTACTAACAAGCAACGCAAATTTAGTACCGACAAGCAGCACCGCCTTCTTATTTTGCTCTAATAATTGTTTCTCAATTTGGACTGGGATGATGTCATGCACCACTGTGACTCTGAATTTCTGGTAGAAGAAGCTGTTACAACCACAGGATGATAGGAAGATATAACAAATCcttttcattattataatatgaaataaaaaataatatatatatatatatatatatatatatatacatattacaaattaaaaacataaatatgttATTTGTGCATGTAATATTTTGCTTTTctagttttcttattttggttttatattttttttaaatagccctttcaaagtttctttttattatttgtgcATTTGTCTTTCTAAAAGAAGGGAATATTAAATTCCAACTATCCACgtttcattttaaaatgttaCAATTTTATTCATTGCATACACTTCTCTCTCAAAATCTTCCCATCGTTCATTTAAGAGGCTAAATCTAACATATGCAAAAAGTTTCGCAAgttgggaaagaaaaaaaaattccaccaTAGAATTAATCTTAGAATGTGTTTagatggagaaatttaaaattctaaaaaattttaaatatttcaattgaaattcttttattttcaaaattttatgatgaataaaaaaaaattaaaattataaggatgaaaaaaaaaagaaaaaaaaagaaaaaatatgattggtgtGCTACTTATACGTGTACATCTACGTTCTCAGGGCCGATCGATGTTCCACAATCTTAGACCGCGTTTTTTGAAGAAGATGATAAggagagaatttcaatttcttaccttttagaaggaaattgaaattccaaatttttaattgtttaaaattttgttttaaaatttcaaaattttaaattcttcacaaaaaaacattcaaacaataaattctagattacaaaaattcaaattctctaataaattaatttcctcaattaaaattctctatccaaacatactcttaGTAAAAATAAGGAACTTTAAAAAAcaagacttaaaaaaaaataaagaacataTCTTAAGCCCTTAATCTTCATTCTttctttgtgtttgttttgcaaAATGTTATACATCAACAAAACAACTCATAGATCAAAAATCAAACGTTATAAATAAACATCAATGTTTAGATTGGATGAGCACAATATCATACAAGTCAAAACaactaaaatcatatatatatatatgtggttTTAGTATACCACCAATGCTATGATGAATAATTTTACATGAATCTAATTTTTCTATTGTCCCTTCttatattatattgtatttttgtattatctctttaaaattatacatttttaataattttaaaaattaaatattatcattaaatattaatataatccaTTATAAATCACTTTTATGCACTGTTAGATTAATCACATCTACACATCATATGTATCAAATCACCACCCTCTTAAATGAGTCATTGACTGATATACCTCACTCACGGCAACTTAATCACCATCGTGGCCAACAAGAAAGACAGCTGTCGCAACCTCATCAAGCAGAACCACCGCAAGCCTCTGTCCCCGTTCGTCGCCACTGCAATCTCGTATGCAGAACCACCACAAGCAAAAAAACGGCGACAACAAGTTCGATTTGATTTGTCTCGTGCCGCGGCGGTCATCTTAGACAACTCCACTCCTCTGTCGCGGTCTCCACCAAGTACATCTCGATCGGAACCATAACGGAGCACTTGCATATTTGAgtttcaaatttgataatttctgctttatttttcatatctgTGTTtgaaatatgataatttttgttatattttggaAAGGGATATCCAGATTAAGGTGGGGAATTTCAGATTAAGGCTCGAGAGAGagggaagagagaagaagaaaagtaaaagaaacgCCACCGCAAGATAACGTCTCCGGCAACAGTGAGCGGTGTCCAGTGACAGCGAGCGACTGCCGGAAGAGATTGTTGGGAGAGAGTTGGAAGAATCCGGTGTGATGTGCCTATGATAGCAATATTAACTAATGGTTAAAAAAACATGGTTCATAATGAACCATCTGTAAGGTGGTGCACCGTAACCTAATTCTTAGTATACACACTTCACTTCAATAGGTCGATTGTAACGTAACAATTactaaccaataaaaaatgcaacaaaaacaATACTTAAATATTTCATCATGAAAAATCACTCCATCAATGCATAATCTAAGTTGTATATTACAAAATCAGGATGTACTTAATCAAAGTGCTATTTTGTGTTTACCTTTGTTTTCTTTATGTTTAGTTAAACCCTATTTTGTTGGGGTTGTGTGAATTTTTATGGTTATTTCAAACCTTTGATTTGAGTGATTGATAAGATATGGTTTCTTTGTATTTCACATTCATTATTCATATATCCTTgaatgactttttatttttatgttaaacaaaaatttaatataagaatGTGCTTTGAAAATTGAACCTTATAATTTATTAGGCAAGGACTTGTTATACCTTAAATATTCTTGATCTtcagtgttgttttttttataaaaaaaaattcattcaagaaatcaaaacttttaattagaaataaaaaaaaatcatttacctTTGGAACTAAGATCTAATTACAAATTAGTAAATTCCGGAGGCGAAGTGGAGAACCAAGTTGAATTGacccaaattttaaattttttaggtgaaataaaatgaaacttaATTGGCTTAGCCCTCTGATCAATTgcattaaacttatttattcaaaagaaaattctttttgcggcgacttaacagaaaattattaaaactaaatctttattactttctttaattttaaattatcatttattttaaaatattaaatacaattttttttttgttcttatcagaaattgaatttgtgactTGTCGAAATCAattcttgaaaataataatggCTCTTTATTCGAACCAAATCAATATACTTGTCGAAATCAACATAGTGTGCATACTCACAAATcgtctaattaattaattggacaaaaagttttatattcATGTTAAATTATGCTTGCTTGGCGTTGGACACTGCTTGTGCTTAACCATTTTCTCATTAATAAAGTTTtgctatttaaaataaaataaaataagaaacctCTTATTTAACATCAATTTAGCAACATAATCCATCACTGGCCATCTACataaagtataataaaaaatatttattatttaattaagtattatgcaattaaaataataattatcataattagtatactactaattaaaaaaaaattatcccaaaTAAATAATCTAACATACGAAGCCCATGCACAACGGCCCAAGTTCGGGTATGGTTGTGGTCTTGGGCTATAAACATTTGCCTAGACTATAACACGTATCTTAaccaaaatcttaaaaaaaaataatgattaatagTTAATGTTATActtcatctttttattttagtcatttaatactttatgaagtagtattaaataaaaataaataaatgtatttaatatttttcagacataaatagatattttataatttttatttagtgagtaaaaatttcataaaaaaataatataggggggttaatatatatattaacaaaaaaaatattagataagcTAGCTCTTTGCAGGATTACATCAGGTTAGATATGAAATTCCTCAATTCATATATCTACTTGACATGTGACCTGAACTTCAAAATGTCAGAGTCCCTTTTTGTCTGAAACATATCATACGTGGACAAGACAAGTGATTGAATCAGAATTGTGTTTAAAGGACAACAATGTCACATGATTGATGCTTGAATCACGTCTTCATGTCCCATAGTCATCGCCAAAACTTTTTTACTTCAATATTGTCTAAGGTTCTTTGTTTGCATGAAACTTAATTAACACCACTTTGGTGATGCTTGTTCAGCccatccttttttgtttttttgggtaCGGATATATACCCTTTCACGAATTGAGAATCTTCAATTCAATTCCTTCGTTTTCCCAGCTACATGGGAGTGCCATGTGAAGCTTCGCATCTGAAAGTGTCGTGTTATAGACTTGAAACTTCAAAAGTATGTCATGTGTGTGGAATTGATTTTCCGAAATTTGCGCTAGCAAATGGATAATGCTACACCTGTCTAGCCGTCTATGTTGTTTAgctataaattttgatttttcaatgACTTCACTTAAGCTAGCTATATACAAGTGCTCATTAATCTTTGGTTTGATTTGTGTCTGTTTCTGTATGATTTTGAACGTCCAAAAGCAAacgttgacattttttttaaggatactACTTACTAGCACCAAATTTTACCTCCATTCGGCACCCcccacacgcacacacacacatatatatataaaagtggtCAATAAAACATGTGAAAGTCAGTGGGTTGATGTGTGCAAACCACCAAACACTGACgtggttaatttgaaaatgcGTGGATAATGATTGAGACAGGAGTAGCCTAACACTACTATTAGATAATGAAACCATGACCTAGCTAGCTATATGATGATTTGTAATTAAGTATAATACACCACCAACATTGTTAAAGTACTTGACCAGAATGAAACTTCTTCGGCTAGCATCTAAAGCAGTATTTGTGACTGTTGTCCGattcaacatatataaaatcatgtttttgtttttcttttgtttgtggTTGGCAATTAATTAAGTagctctataattttttttatatatcatgcTATTTTTGCATactatttatagattttattattCTTGCTGAGTTTTAGTGAGGTCAGACTGAGTTGTCTGATCTTCTCATTCTCGATATAATCTTTAATTTTCGGTGTTGAATTGGGGAGAGATACCTGCAAAAGAAATTTCTACGAACAAATCAAtggaactttgaagtttttATGCGTCTATGTCTAGAATGAGTAAAATGTACTTGGAGATCTCTCTTATGGTCTATATATGATGTCTGATGTTGAGGAGGTAATTATGTGACGTTCGGAGCTACATTGGTGAATTGCTCCTCTATGTATCGTAGTTGAGTTTGTTGATGATAATTGAAATTATCATGAATCGAGTATTTGTTGAGTtcatttgttaataattaatttcaatttgagAATCTGATTGATCAATTTTAGGAAAATTATTCCCTCCCAACCTGACAATTAATTAAGTAGCACTATattgaaaacataaataattgttttaatccAATCTTAGTTATAATGCGGTCCACATTAATTGGGTTAAAAGTCATCTGAGAAGTGGAATATATCACGTGTGAACGATTGAGGTTTTAGAGTTTATTTTACATTGTTAAtgcttatatttatttaaaaactgatgattaaaataaatataataacaattatataaatacGATAACTTCGTAAAGCTTatcaagaaattaaatataagacGACTTCAGTGCTTTTTCTCGCTTCCTATATAtagttgaaaatatatatttaacttcGCAACTTTTATCAACGTATTGGTTCTTTGATTCGTTTGCATGCGGTGTAAAGTATGGATAaggtttctttcttcttttcaacTTTTTCCCTTTTGCATGCACCCTTCATTCTATGATAAAGATTTGAATCAGCATCTGATCAGCAAGTTTGATGGGGAAAgtgattaataataataataataataataataataataataataataataataataataataatgaatttcataaaaagaaaatataatggttctattttattatatgcatatttttaattactagaAAAAGAACTCCAAAAATGAGGATGGAGTCATGGAGACGATACCAAGAGGAGTATATATAATGGGTATAAGAAAAAGgaatattagaaaatattttaaaaaatggtttaaaaaaatgaaaaacgaaCAAGATAAAAGTAGAACCAACGaaggaaatgaaagaagaaaaagcaaACGACATGGAAAAGTAGCATCGATCGCATGGTTTTTATAACCTTGGAAAAATGTATGGTATCACCGATTTCTTAAAGTGCCTTTTGCACGtcagttttttagtttttttaagaggtgatttttttagtttaatatattgaaagtctgtcattttttaaataaagttttagttctttaaatgTTATATTAGGTTTTGatccttatatttttattttataaactggttatttttttttaaatgttagttCTTTCTATTTATGCATTAgtctctatattttttattcatttcatttatagtttttgtaaattttattgaccaaaataatatttcttattttctctttttttatggaaaaaaattattgagcaCATGAATAAGCTACAtaagataattttatcttaattaatgactttgaatttaaattttgagaatacaataatattaaatatttaaaagaagaattgTATAGCTCATAACAACCTCTTATTTAACTCAATAAGatgatttttcataaaatctttATGCAAGTAgtcttttaaaaacaaatcataACAAAAGATacaatattaagaaaataagtaaataacaaCCAAAATGATTGTAAATTGTAGAATTTCAAActtctgttaattttttttttctgagtgACACACAAATCTAATATCCAGTTTCAAATCAATTCGCCAATACATCAACCCAACTGCCGAAGTTAATGTTGAGTTATTTCAGTTCTAGATAAAATTATATGTCAGCGaattatgttttaattcaaCTAATGCCACATTCtgatacaaaaattatttacatataaaatatCTTCTTATATATGCTGAAAAAGTCAATTAGTCAAGGCTCCCATAAGAATCAAACCTAAGGTACGCTTTGCTGATATAATACATACCGATCGAGTGCATGCATTATAAACTTTAATAAACAGTAATTCCATTTATATGCAAAATCCTGCAAAAAAGCAAGGAACGATAAAAGCTTAATTAATGTGGAGAAAAAGGCTGAGTTCAGATTAGCATGGTGGAAGCTTTTTACTTGGGGGTACGTGCAATTAATCTTAGTTTGTGATGTGCATGGTTTATGATATATATCGTGGATGTGATAAGAGAGAGATTGACATATTGTGGTTGTGAGAAACTTCGGACTCAACTAATAATAGCAAGTAGTACATAAAATCGGATATATTATTCTTCTCGAGTTGGTAAAATTAAACACTAAAATATGAGAGAAAGAACACACATAGATTTCAGGCAGTGGCATAGGCACTTTAAGGTACAACAATAAGCTTTTGtaataagtcttttttttttatatgaaactgAAATGCCTAGGAAACAAGTTGGGGATGATCCTATGTAGTTGGAATTAGAACAGAACATTGCCAACTACTTGGATAAAAGTGAGGATGAGGTGGGGCTGATACATTCAACTCACATTTTAGGGAAAGTTGTGGGCTTGCTTGTATGGAAACTTGTTTCGGCGGCCAAGTTGATGTGGCAAATCCACTTTTTCTTTGAGCCCATTAGTTATATGGTAAAAGCCCATACATGGAAAACATAGGAGCTTTTGGAAAGTTGATGACTTGGCTAATGATCTTATCTATTTATAACCACTGTCAAATTAGGATAAGCCAAAGGTGGAAAGTGTACGTTTGTTTGAAAATGTTTGGGCCCTTAAGATGAAACAAGAACTTTCCACAACGTCACAAgccaataataacaacaacaacaatagcaaATAAAAGGTTAGGAAGatgctaaaatttattatagcttGGTGAAAGTGTTGCCATGACACAATTTTTGTATTGCTGAGTTTCATAGAATTCTTGTACATTATGCATAATAGAAAAGTTATTATGCAATGGTCATTTCTCACTCATCTCATTCTATAAGCgttttatttcaatgaaaatgaatatttaaaaaattacttaaaacttTTCAAGacgaataaaattaaaattataattgtggGTCTTATGCTTATTATCAAGAAACTAATCTTATTATATATGCTTCTTAATTGAGTGTCACAGATTACAGGAGTATTGAAGtaattattttgtcaaatttataaTGTCTAAAACTTCCAATCTGAATTctaaattgtttaatttgatgcttttaagttttactatcttttttttatatagttttagcTAGTAATTTTTAGTACTTTACATGGTTATTTTAAATCAGGTAAACTgtgaaaaagaataataagaacattttaagtttttaaatctatgaataatatatatttatgtatattggATTAAAAAATTCTGGCTCTTTCCTATTAATTTCCTGCCCAATCTGACATGTGCGTGCCTGATCTTATACTAAATTTAAAGTCTTGCTAGTTGGTGATAAGTGTAATAAAGTAAAGGTGATAATTTTGGTTTCCGATGTTGATATTTTAAAGTCAAATATTTGACTTTGATATAACCTTTAAGTGTTTTTGTGATATTTAAATAAGTCAGTAATGtttttatatgataaagaaattaaataaaataaaaaatatgaaaaaaaatttatacgaGTTAAACTCGTGACTTTTTTGTTAAGATATAATAATAAGTCAATAAAAAACTTGTTttgtttagttaattttataaatattattttatatgaatcatagtgaaaagttattaatttttttaaattaaaaaaattataaattaaataaaatatttaatacttaacATTACacgtatttatttttattgtaaaaaattattttaatataaattaataaattattatatataaaaaatgttcttattttattataattttaaaaatatataaaatgacataaaataaaattaaaaaattatatattaaattttttaatttataaatttttattattgaaaaaattaataactcttgACTAGTAATACATATATAGTAGTATTTATAAAGTTAATTAAACAAGACAAGTGTGTATTATCttgtttttgaataaaaagattatgagttcaatttttatcaagattttttttttcttaatctagAAATAGGGAACCAAAATCGCGGATTTAATATTATAGAGggaccaaaattacaatttagctcaaactaaattaatgattaagaaatttgttatattttaataaatattatttaaaaactaagtattgaatattttt of Glycine soja cultivar W05 chromosome 1, ASM419377v2, whole genome shotgun sequence contains these proteins:
- the LOC114419772 gene encoding uncharacterized protein LOC114419772, yielding MQVLRYGSDRDVLGGDRDRGVELSKMTAAARDKSNRTCCRRFFACGGSAYEIAVATNGDRGLRWFCLMRLRQLSFLLATMVIKLPFFYQKFRVTVVHDIIPVQIEKQLLEQNKKAVLLVGTKFALLVSRI
- the LOC114419762 gene encoding thaumatin-like protein 1 — its product is MALFSNHRHSSEALLGFLLFLVFRGVSVSGATFTFVNKCDYTVWPGILGTPELGSTGFELAKEGSRSFQAPTGWSGRFWGRTGCQFDGLGKGTCATADCGSGEVNCNGAGASPPATLAEFTLGTGSMDYYDVSLVDGYNLPMMVVARGGSGSCGATGCGEDLNRRCPSELRVEGGDACQSACGAFGKPEYCCNGAFSNPSTCKPSMYSQMFKSACPKAYSYAYDDATSTFTCSGADYTITFCPSSPSLKSSTDSSPKGIDGGSGSVGGSSVEQSELASTSWLADMATATGASTRTRPLVASKVSFSVVVVFILSLLVA